The Terriglobales bacterium genome has a segment encoding these proteins:
- a CDS encoding ornithine cyclodeaminase family protein, with the protein MRALTEQDLHRLLDPVAVVEVIEQAFRRDYRSTAVLPARTHMPIPGGILLMMPCYDSALPALGVKLVTVTRTGIQAHYSLLDPATGTLLAAMEANWLTDLRTAATSAVATRHLMRSGASTLGIFGTGRQAWAHLLVFQKLWSFRRVLVCGSTPVATLDFCRRVAGELGLHAEPADHAACAAHADVICCCTTATEPLFDGSGLRPGTHLNLVGAFRPDTREVDDLTIQRARVVVDTCEGALAEAGDLLIPLAGGAISRSHFLADLHELISGKTRVRTADDDITLFKSVGCALEDLVVAQLAFQEGC; encoded by the coding sequence ATGCGGGCTCTTACCGAGCAGGACCTTCACCGCCTTCTCGACCCCGTGGCGGTCGTCGAGGTCATCGAGCAGGCCTTCCGCCGCGACTATCGCTCGACGGCGGTCCTGCCCGCCCGCACCCACATGCCCATCCCCGGCGGCATCCTGCTGATGATGCCCTGCTACGACTCCGCCCTGCCCGCTCTGGGCGTCAAGCTGGTTACGGTCACGAGGACCGGCATCCAGGCGCACTACTCCCTGCTCGATCCCGCTACCGGCACGCTGCTCGCGGCCATGGAAGCCAACTGGCTCACTGATCTGCGCACCGCGGCCACGTCGGCGGTCGCCACGAGGCACTTGATGCGTTCCGGCGCTTCCACCCTGGGCATCTTCGGCACAGGACGCCAGGCTTGGGCGCATCTCCTGGTATTTCAGAAGCTGTGGAGCTTTCGCCGCGTGTTGGTCTGCGGCTCGACTCCGGTAGCCACCCTCGACTTCTGTCGCCGTGTCGCCGGCGAACTCGGACTCCACGCCGAACCCGCCGACCACGCTGCGTGCGCCGCACACGCCGACGTCATCTGCTGCTGTACCACCGCGACCGAACCGCTCTTCGATGGCAGCGGGTTGCGTCCGGGCACGCACCTGAATCTGGTCGGCGCTTTCCGCCCCGACACGCGCGAGGTGGATGACCTCACCATCCAGCGCGCCCGTGTCGTGGTGGACACCTGCGAAGGCGCTCTGGCCGAAGCCGGCGACCTGCTCATCCCGCTCGCCGGCGGCGCCATCTCACGCAGCCACTTCCTCGCCGACCTGCATGAACTCATCTCCGGCAAGACGCGCGTGCGCACCGCCGACGACGACATCACCTTGTTCAAGAGCGTGGGCTGCGCGCTGGAGGACCTGGTGGTCGCGCAGCTTGCGTTTCAAGAAGGATGTTAA
- a CDS encoding lipase maturation factor family protein: MSLYLQEGEGRRVLVFDGGCGFCRAWVESWKQLTGESVEYVAFQEVGERFPQVPREDFAAAVTLIEPHGRVLRGAEAVFTLLAPVRGKGWMLWAYQHVPLAEPLTEAFYGWVARHRGLAMRATKLLWGLPLGPQTFVLGPWLFMRALAAIYAIAFASFGLQVTGLIGEHGVLPVAELLPRAKEALGAQAYWALPTVFWLDANDRALTAVCIAGVVLALALFFLAGTGRISAAARAVVCLALFALYLSLANAGQDFMSFQWDALLLEAGFLAIFLDAGRVTRWLFRWLLFRLIFTSGAVKLLSGDPAWRALAALRYHYETQPLPTPPAWYMHQLPLEFHKLEAVMMFAAELAVPFLFFAPRRVRHFAALASIGLQGLIFVTGNYTFFNLLTVALCFFLLDDKLLARCVSRWVLPQGLKPLTLVASIGAAEAAPFQRETAVVPPHTTPAPALRKSGVSRWRMVVGSLLASFVLLVSGYQMAEMFFHVESQTGYAVLVRVYPFRLVNTYGLFAVMTTSRGEIVLEGSNDGVTWQEYEFKYKPGDVMRRPRWVAPHQPRLDWQMWFAALGSPRNHPWVIRLMVRLLEGRPEVLALLEKNPFPEKPPRFVRARFYEYRFTTREERRQTGAWWSRDLRGVYVPEIALREGGDKQ; encoded by the coding sequence ATGAGCCTGTACTTGCAAGAGGGCGAAGGACGGCGGGTGCTGGTGTTCGACGGCGGTTGCGGATTCTGCCGCGCCTGGGTCGAATCCTGGAAGCAGCTCACCGGGGAGAGCGTCGAGTACGTGGCGTTCCAGGAGGTCGGGGAGCGGTTTCCGCAGGTCCCGCGGGAGGACTTTGCCGCCGCGGTGACGCTCATCGAGCCGCACGGACGGGTGCTGCGCGGCGCCGAAGCGGTGTTCACGCTGCTTGCACCGGTGCGCGGCAAGGGATGGATGCTCTGGGCGTACCAGCACGTGCCGCTGGCCGAGCCGCTGACGGAAGCCTTCTACGGATGGGTAGCGAGGCATCGTGGGCTGGCGATGCGCGCGACGAAACTGCTGTGGGGGCTGCCGCTCGGTCCGCAGACGTTCGTGCTGGGTCCGTGGCTTTTCATGCGCGCGCTGGCGGCGATCTACGCCATCGCCTTCGCCTCCTTCGGCCTGCAGGTGACCGGGCTGATCGGCGAGCACGGCGTGCTGCCGGTCGCAGAACTGCTGCCGCGGGCGAAGGAAGCGCTGGGGGCGCAGGCGTACTGGGCGCTGCCCACCGTCTTCTGGCTGGACGCGAACGACCGCGCGCTCACCGCCGTGTGCATCGCCGGCGTCGTGCTGGCGCTCGCGCTCTTCTTCCTTGCGGGAACGGGGAGGATCAGCGCAGCGGCGCGCGCCGTGGTGTGCCTGGCGCTGTTCGCTCTCTACCTGTCGCTCGCGAATGCGGGCCAGGACTTCATGAGCTTCCAGTGGGACGCGCTGCTGCTCGAAGCAGGCTTCCTGGCTATCTTTCTGGACGCGGGAAGGGTCACGCGCTGGCTGTTTCGCTGGCTGCTCTTCCGGCTCATCTTCACGTCCGGGGCGGTAAAGCTGCTGAGCGGCGACCCGGCGTGGCGAGCGCTGGCCGCGCTGCGCTATCACTACGAGACGCAGCCGCTGCCCACGCCCCCGGCGTGGTACATGCACCAGTTGCCGCTCGAGTTCCACAAGCTGGAGGCGGTGATGATGTTCGCGGCGGAACTGGCGGTTCCGTTCCTGTTCTTTGCGCCACGGCGGGTGCGGCACTTCGCCGCGCTGGCGAGCATCGGGCTGCAGGGTTTGATCTTCGTGACCGGGAACTACACGTTCTTCAACCTGTTGACGGTGGCGCTGTGCTTTTTTCTTTTGGATGACAAGCTGCTTGCGCGGTGTGTGTCCCGGTGGGTGTTGCCTCAGGGGCTAAAGCCCCTGACTCTTGTGGCTTCTATCGGCGCGGCCGAAGCCGCGCCCTTTCAAAGAGAAACCGCGGTGGTGCCCCCTCACACAACTCCCGCCCCGGCGCTTCGAAAGAGTGGTGTATCGCGGTGGAGAATGGTCGTGGGGTCGCTCCTGGCCTCGTTCGTCCTGCTGGTGAGCGGATACCAGATGGCGGAGATGTTCTTTCACGTCGAGTCGCAGACGGGGTATGCCGTGCTGGTGCGCGTGTATCCGTTCCGGTTGGTGAACACCTACGGGTTGTTCGCGGTGATGACCACGTCGCGCGGGGAGATCGTGCTCGAAGGCTCGAACGACGGCGTCACCTGGCAGGAGTACGAATTCAAGTACAAGCCGGGCGACGTGATGCGGCGGCCGCGTTGGGTGGCGCCGCACCAGCCGCGCCTCGACTGGCAGATGTGGTTCGCCGCGCTGGGCAGCCCGCGCAACCATCCCTGGGTCATCCGCCTGATGGTGCGGCTGCTCGAGGGGCGGCCGGAAGTGCTGGCTCTGCTGGAGAAGAATCCGTTTCCCGAGAAGCCGCCCAGGTTCGTGCGGGCGCGGTTCTATGAGTATCGGTTCACGACGCGTGAGGAGCGCCGGCAAACCGGCGCGTGGTGGAGCCGGGACCTACGAGGCGTGTATGTGCCGGAGATCGCGTTGCGGGAAGGCGGCGATAAGCAGTAA
- a CDS encoding molybdopterin-dependent oxidoreductase, translated as MPETLKTTCPLDCPDTCALGVTVEDGKITSIGAAENGHPVTGGFICSKVRRFGERVYSGERLLYPMRRTGPKGAGKFERISWDEAIAEIVARFREVQKKWGGEAILPYHYGGSNGWMTDGTLDDLLFARLGASRLGRTLCAAHATEVALGMYGKMPGVAFEDFVHARFIVIWGANPKASNIHLVPFLREAKRRGAFIATVDPAQNFSDAETDLHLPVYPGADLPLALGMIHYWEERGRFDREFLAKHATGLDTLLAAAREWPLERAAQTARVAADGIRKLADKWAETSPALLRLGWGVERNRNAGQAMAAVLAMPALLGKFGVRGGGYTLSNGGAGKLDNTRLLGELKWQTRELNMTQLGELLNDRLDPPVKALFIYNCNPAATVPDQKAVLRGLSREDLFTVLHEQVMTDTAAYADILLPATTFLEHYDVRKAYGSYVVGGVRPVIAARGEARSNIEVFGALGRALGFTDAPFAWDDATWVRNLAAATHMSGKHPAAEKLAAGGCETYDFPGKGPVLFQDIYPLTADKKIHLAPACLGAAPYRYAPVEDAEHPLAMISPSTSRLISSTLGEFNLAELRLTLHPDDAAARGIGEGDRVRVFNRLGEVVCRAKVSGRVRPGVVSMPKGAWRRASLNGFTATALCPATVSEVAGQACYNDARVQVEAVRR; from the coding sequence ATGCCCGAGACTCTGAAAACGACCTGTCCGCTGGATTGTCCGGATACGTGCGCGCTGGGCGTGACGGTGGAGGACGGCAAAATCACTTCCATCGGCGCGGCCGAAAACGGCCATCCGGTGACGGGCGGGTTCATCTGTTCCAAAGTCCGCCGCTTCGGCGAGCGGGTGTACAGCGGCGAGCGGCTGCTTTATCCCATGCGGCGCACCGGGCCGAAAGGCGCGGGGAAGTTCGAGCGCATCTCCTGGGATGAGGCGATAGCGGAAATCGTGGCGCGGTTCCGCGAGGTGCAGAAGAAGTGGGGCGGGGAAGCCATCCTGCCGTATCACTACGGAGGGTCGAACGGCTGGATGACGGACGGCACGCTCGACGACCTGCTGTTCGCGCGGCTGGGTGCGTCGCGGCTGGGGCGCACGCTATGCGCCGCGCACGCCACGGAGGTCGCCCTGGGGATGTACGGCAAGATGCCGGGCGTGGCCTTCGAAGATTTCGTGCACGCGCGCTTCATCGTGATCTGGGGCGCGAACCCCAAGGCCAGCAACATCCACCTGGTGCCGTTCCTGCGCGAGGCCAAGCGGCGGGGCGCGTTCATCGCCACGGTGGATCCGGCCCAGAATTTCTCCGATGCCGAAACGGACCTGCATCTGCCGGTGTATCCCGGCGCCGACCTGCCGCTGGCGCTGGGGATGATCCACTATTGGGAGGAGCGGGGCCGCTTCGACCGCGAGTTCCTGGCGAAGCATGCAACAGGCCTTGATACCCTGTTGGCCGCGGCACGGGAGTGGCCGCTGGAACGTGCGGCACAGACGGCGCGCGTTGCGGCGGATGGTATCCGCAAGCTGGCGGACAAGTGGGCGGAGACTTCGCCCGCGCTGCTGCGCCTGGGCTGGGGCGTGGAGCGCAATCGCAACGCGGGGCAGGCGATGGCGGCGGTGCTGGCCATGCCGGCGCTGCTGGGCAAGTTCGGGGTGCGCGGCGGCGGATACACGCTGAGCAACGGCGGCGCCGGAAAGCTCGACAATACGCGGCTGCTGGGCGAGCTGAAGTGGCAGACGCGTGAGCTGAACATGACGCAGTTGGGCGAGCTTCTGAACGACCGGCTCGATCCGCCGGTGAAGGCGCTGTTCATTTACAACTGCAATCCGGCCGCGACGGTGCCCGACCAGAAGGCAGTGCTGCGCGGCTTGAGTCGTGAAGACCTGTTTACGGTATTGCACGAGCAGGTGATGACGGATACGGCTGCGTACGCCGACATCCTGCTGCCGGCGACCACCTTCCTGGAACACTACGACGTGCGCAAAGCCTACGGCAGCTACGTGGTAGGCGGCGTGCGTCCGGTGATCGCGGCGCGCGGCGAGGCGCGCTCGAACATCGAAGTGTTCGGCGCCCTGGGGCGCGCCCTGGGGTTCACCGACGCTCCGTTTGCCTGGGACGATGCGACCTGGGTGCGGAACCTGGCGGCGGCCACGCACATGAGCGGGAAACATCCGGCGGCGGAGAAGCTGGCGGCGGGCGGCTGCGAGACTTATGACTTCCCCGGCAAAGGGCCGGTGCTGTTCCAGGACATCTATCCTCTGACCGCGGACAAGAAGATTCACTTGGCGCCGGCGTGCCTGGGTGCGGCGCCGTACCGATACGCGCCCGTGGAAGACGCCGAGCATCCGCTGGCGATGATCAGCCCGTCGACGTCGAGATTGATCTCGAGCACGCTGGGCGAGTTCAACCTGGCGGAGTTGCGCCTGACGCTCCATCCCGACGACGCCGCGGCGCGCGGCATCGGCGAGGGCGACCGCGTGCGCGTATTCAACCGCCTGGGCGAAGTGGTGTGCCGCGCCAAGGTGAGCGGGCGCGTGCGCCCGGGCGTGGTCTCGATGCCCAAGGGCGCGTGGCGCAGGGCTTCGCTGAACGGGTTCACTGCCACCGCGTTGTGTCCGGCCACGGTGAGCGAGGTGGCGGGGCAGGCGTGCTACAACGATGCGCGGGTTCAGGTCGAGGCAGTGAGGCGATAA
- a CDS encoding type II toxin-antitoxin system VapB family antitoxin — protein sequence MKTTIQIPDSLFEEIRRLAQREHTTLKALVEQGLRRILTERKRRGGGFRLRRATFKGQGLQPPVAGASWEQIRDLSYEGRGA from the coding sequence ATGAAGACGACCATTCAGATTCCCGACAGTCTGTTCGAGGAGATCCGTCGGCTGGCGCAGCGTGAGCACACCACGCTGAAAGCCCTGGTTGAACAAGGGCTGCGCCGCATCCTCACGGAGCGCAAGCGGCGCGGCGGCGGGTTCCGTCTGCGAAGAGCTACCTTCAAAGGCCAAGGGCTGCAACCTCCCGTCGCCGGGGCCTCCTGGGAGCAAATTCGCGACCTGAGCTACGAAGGGCGCGGCGCATGA
- a CDS encoding tetratricopeptide repeat protein → MSDSSNRHTAEDHYYAALDLFAEGRHEEAVAEYQRSLEIDPAFADALHGLARAYQDLERYDEAIEVAKRAAELDPNDVLAHTSLSILYQKKGMIAEAEAEGNKARILGWKQELKKKATSE, encoded by the coding sequence ATGAGCGATTCCAGCAACCGACACACGGCGGAAGACCACTACTACGCGGCGCTGGACCTGTTCGCCGAGGGCCGGCACGAAGAGGCGGTGGCGGAGTATCAGCGGTCGCTGGAGATCGACCCCGCGTTCGCTGACGCGCTGCACGGGTTGGCGCGCGCCTATCAGGACCTGGAGCGCTACGACGAAGCCATCGAGGTGGCGAAGCGAGCCGCCGAACTCGATCCCAACGACGTGCTGGCCCACACCAGCCTCTCCATCCTGTATCAAAAGAAGGGCATGATCGCGGAAGCCGAAGCGGAAGGAAACAAGGCGCGGATCCTGGGGTGGAAGCAGGAGTTGAAAAAGAAAGCGACTAGCGAGTAG
- a CDS encoding TA system VapC family ribonuclease toxin: MIAVDSNLLVYAHREDSPWHDAAYACLVGLAEGRAAWAIPWPCLHEFLAIVTHSRIYAPPTPLEAALDQVQAWLESPSLVLISETEDYWPQLQSLLRSGRASGAQVHDARVAALCLRHGIHELWTADRDFSRFPAVKVRNPLVA; this comes from the coding sequence ATGATCGCGGTGGACAGCAACCTTCTGGTGTACGCGCACCGCGAAGACTCTCCCTGGCACGATGCTGCCTACGCTTGCCTGGTGGGACTGGCGGAAGGACGAGCAGCTTGGGCCATCCCGTGGCCGTGCCTGCATGAGTTTCTGGCCATCGTCACCCATTCTCGCATTTATGCTCCGCCGACACCGCTGGAGGCAGCGCTCGACCAGGTCCAAGCCTGGCTCGAATCCCCAAGCCTGGTCCTGATTTCTGAGACCGAAGACTACTGGCCGCAACTCCAAAGTCTGCTTCGCTCGGGTCGTGCTTCCGGGGCGCAAGTCCACGACGCCCGCGTGGCCGCCCTTTGCCTTCGTCACGGAATCCACGAGTTGTGGACCGCGGACCGAGACTTTTCGCGGTTCCCGGCAGTAAAGGTTCGCAATCCCCTCGTCGCCTAG
- a CDS encoding HXXEE domain-containing protein: MSRLQSAFGALVLTQAAHSAEEYVGRLWETFPPARFLSGLVSPDRELGFIVINVALIAFGVWCFFWPVRRRWPSATPLGWVWVAVEVMNGVGHPLWSVRVGGYTPGVATAPVLLILAICLAWQLRDLERRSSAPG; the protein is encoded by the coding sequence ATGTCTCGTTTGCAATCTGCGTTCGGCGCGCTCGTCCTCACGCAGGCGGCTCACTCTGCTGAAGAGTACGTGGGGCGGCTCTGGGAAACCTTCCCGCCGGCCCGCTTCCTGTCCGGATTGGTATCGCCGGATCGAGAACTGGGGTTCATCGTTATCAACGTAGCCCTCATAGCGTTCGGCGTCTGGTGCTTCTTCTGGCCCGTACGCCGCCGCTGGCCATCCGCGACGCCGCTAGGCTGGGTTTGGGTGGCGGTGGAGGTGATGAATGGTGTCGGCCATCCGCTTTGGTCGGTTCGGGTTGGCGGATACACGCCCGGCGTCGCCACGGCCCCGGTGCTGCTGATCTTGGCCATCTGCCTGGCCTGGCAGCTGCGAGACCTGGAACGGCGCTCGTCCGCGCCCGGTTGA
- a CDS encoding prolyl oligopeptidase family serine peptidase, translating to MFLTVVLLLLLPLVLMSGAVAAQTSVATNTAQTSAAAAGSATGASATTSAPAPTPPKTKIAIVEDTLHGHKIVDPYRYLENGDDPATQEFGRDQYAYTRAVLDPLPGRDRMRARLTELLSIGTLGVSPQIAGGWYFYTRRDAGQNQPVLYARKGVDGRDRVLVDVNKMAADATIALDYWTVSDDGKYVVSFTSPSGTEHCVIRILETATGQQLPEEIYVGRGRSLAFLPDNSGFYYTRFPKKGTVPAGEEMYNPRIFYHKLGTAPDGSEDKLVFGEGLHPQHWPSVSLSEDGRWMLIQIFQGWTKTELKIKDLKSDGPFVDVTSGKDFLYTGFVYKGDVYIHTNEDAPKYRVFRVAAENPARTAWKEIIPETENVLQTVALVGGKLVTEYQKNAASLVKVFTLEGKPAGEVPLPTLGTVGGIGGQHDSPQALINFHSYTVPPVLIRYDIADGKTGVFAKIEAPIDPSPYEVKQVWYTSKDGTKVPMFIVSRKGLKLDGNNPTLLYGYGGFQQSMTPQFRRSLFLWLDAGGVYAEANLRGGSEFGEEWHRAGMLEKKQNVFDDFIAAAEYLIQEKYTNKDRLAIQGGSNGGLLVGAALTQRPELFRAVVCQVPLLDMLRYQNFQIAKLWIPEYGSAEDPKQFDFLYAYSPYHRVKEGTEYPAILITTAESDTRVDPMHSRKMTARLQAVAKNGADRPILLRIEPKAGHGQGKPVSKQIEEGIDVWSFLFWQLGVKQ from the coding sequence ATGTTCTTGACAGTCGTATTGCTGCTGTTGCTGCCGTTGGTGCTGATGTCGGGTGCGGTGGCCGCACAGACCAGTGTGGCTACGAACACGGCACAGACGAGCGCCGCGGCGGCCGGGAGCGCAACGGGCGCGAGCGCCACCACGAGCGCGCCTGCGCCGACGCCGCCCAAGACCAAGATCGCCATCGTGGAGGACACCCTGCACGGACACAAGATCGTTGATCCCTATCGCTACCTCGAGAACGGCGACGACCCTGCGACGCAGGAGTTCGGCCGCGACCAGTACGCTTACACGCGCGCGGTGCTGGATCCGCTGCCGGGGCGCGACCGGATGCGGGCGCGGCTGACCGAGCTGCTCTCCATCGGGACACTGGGCGTCTCGCCGCAAATCGCGGGCGGATGGTATTTCTACACGCGGCGCGACGCCGGGCAGAACCAGCCGGTGCTGTACGCGCGCAAGGGTGTGGACGGCCGGGACCGCGTGCTGGTGGACGTGAACAAGATGGCCGCCGATGCAACCATCGCGCTCGACTACTGGACGGTTTCCGACGACGGCAAGTACGTGGTCTCGTTTACCTCGCCGAGCGGCACCGAGCACTGCGTGATCCGCATCCTGGAGACGGCCACCGGCCAGCAGCTTCCGGAAGAGATCTACGTAGGGCGCGGGCGCAGCCTGGCCTTTCTGCCGGACAATTCGGGCTTCTACTACACGCGCTTCCCGAAGAAAGGAACGGTGCCGGCAGGCGAGGAGATGTACAACCCGCGCATCTTCTATCACAAGCTGGGCACGGCGCCGGACGGCAGCGAGGACAAGCTGGTGTTCGGCGAGGGCCTGCACCCGCAGCACTGGCCGAGCGTTTCGCTTTCCGAAGACGGCCGCTGGATGCTGATCCAGATCTTCCAGGGGTGGACGAAGACGGAGCTGAAGATCAAGGACCTGAAGTCGGACGGCCCGTTCGTCGACGTCACCAGCGGCAAGGACTTCCTGTACACGGGCTTCGTTTACAAGGGTGACGTCTACATCCACACCAATGAGGATGCGCCGAAGTATCGCGTCTTCCGCGTGGCGGCAGAGAATCCGGCACGCACCGCCTGGAAGGAAATCATCCCGGAAACCGAGAACGTGCTGCAGACAGTGGCGCTGGTCGGAGGCAAGCTGGTCACGGAATACCAGAAGAACGCGGCCTCGCTGGTAAAGGTGTTCACGCTCGAAGGCAAGCCGGCGGGCGAGGTGCCGTTGCCCACGCTGGGCACCGTGGGCGGCATCGGCGGGCAGCACGACAGCCCGCAGGCGCTGATCAACTTCCATTCCTACACGGTGCCGCCGGTGTTGATTCGCTACGACATCGCCGACGGGAAGACGGGCGTGTTCGCGAAGATCGAGGCGCCGATTGATCCGTCACCCTACGAGGTCAAGCAGGTCTGGTACACCTCGAAGGACGGGACCAAGGTGCCGATGTTCATCGTGAGTCGCAAGGGGCTGAAGCTCGACGGCAACAATCCCACGCTACTCTACGGCTACGGCGGCTTCCAGCAAAGCATGACGCCGCAGTTCCGGCGGTCGTTGTTCCTGTGGCTGGACGCGGGCGGCGTGTACGCCGAGGCCAACCTGCGCGGCGGCTCCGAGTTCGGCGAAGAGTGGCATCGCGCGGGGATGCTGGAGAAGAAACAGAACGTCTTCGACGACTTCATCGCCGCGGCCGAGTACCTGATCCAGGAGAAGTACACGAACAAGGACCGGCTGGCGATCCAGGGCGGGTCGAACGGGGGCCTGCTGGTGGGGGCGGCGCTGACGCAGCGTCCGGAACTGTTCCGCGCCGTGGTGTGTCAGGTGCCGCTGCTCGACATGCTGCGCTACCAGAACTTCCAAATCGCCAAACTCTGGATTCCCGAATACGGCTCGGCGGAAGACCCCAAGCAGTTCGATTTCCTGTATGCGTACTCGCCCTACCATCGCGTGAAGGAGGGCACGGAGTATCCGGCAATCCTGATCACGACGGCGGAGAGCGATACGCGCGTCGATCCCATGCACTCACGCAAGATGACGGCGCGGCTGCAAGCGGTGGCAAAAAACGGCGCCGACCGGCCCATCCTGCTGCGCATCGAGCCCAAGGCCGGGCACGGACAGGGCAAGCCGGTGAGCAAGCAGATCGAGGAAGGGATTGATGTGTGGTCGTTCCTGTTCTGGCAGTTGGGTGTGAAGCAGTAA
- a CDS encoding SAM-dependent chlorinase/fluorinase, which yields MPQRLITFTTDFGTSDHYVGTMKGVILMINPQAQIVDISNHLHSYDVLDGALTIAQAYRYFPSNTLHIVLVDPGVGTSRRPLLAVTEKHVFLAPDNGVLSLVYEMEERLQVFHITADHYFLQPMSQTFHGRDLFAAVAGWLSKGVEVTKFGDEITDFVRFAAPKPKPISEKLMKGVVLKVDKFGNLITNFTPKDVPQLFEPEPPPFKILIGKNEVLRMRKAYAEGAAGEVFGILGSMGYLEIATHRGAAARALGADKGSDVGVLFGEAPAGG from the coding sequence GTGCCCCAACGCCTGATCACGTTCACCACCGACTTCGGCACCAGCGACCACTACGTGGGCACGATGAAGGGCGTGATCCTGATGATCAATCCGCAGGCGCAGATCGTGGACATTTCCAACCACCTGCACTCCTATGACGTGCTGGACGGCGCGCTGACCATCGCCCAGGCCTACCGCTACTTTCCGTCCAACACGCTGCACATCGTGCTGGTGGATCCGGGCGTGGGGACGTCGCGGCGTCCGCTGCTGGCGGTGACCGAGAAGCACGTCTTCCTGGCGCCGGATAACGGGGTGCTCTCGCTGGTGTACGAGATGGAAGAGCGGCTGCAGGTCTTCCACATCACCGCGGACCACTACTTTCTGCAGCCCATGAGCCAGACCTTCCACGGACGCGACCTGTTCGCGGCCGTGGCCGGATGGCTGAGCAAGGGCGTGGAGGTGACGAAGTTCGGCGACGAGATCACCGACTTCGTGCGCTTCGCGGCTCCCAAGCCCAAGCCCATCAGCGAGAAGCTGATGAAAGGCGTGGTGCTGAAAGTGGACAAGTTCGGCAACCTGATCACCAACTTCACACCCAAGGACGTGCCGCAATTGTTCGAACCCGAGCCGCCGCCGTTCAAGATCCTGATCGGCAAGAACGAAGTGCTGCGCATGCGCAAGGCCTACGCGGAAGGCGCGGCCGGCGAGGTGTTCGGCATCCTGGGGTCGATGGGATATCTCGAGATCGCGACGCACCGTGGCGCCGCGGCGCGCGCGCTGGGCGCGGACAAGGGCAGCGATGTCGGCGTGCTGTTCGGCGAAGCGCCGGCAGGGGGATGA
- a CDS encoding sigma-54 dependent transcriptional regulator, with translation MANILVCDDNVSACQLLEMMLRKDGHKVETVTSGEAARKKIRSALYDVIVTDIKMPVTDGIEVLRFARQTSPDSAVVLMTAVGELETAIQAVKAGAFDYILKETNLVDEVRLSIARATETLNLRRQNLAFRRDAASRNSLENIIGSSAAMEKLKETVRAVAPTGSSVLIQGESGTGKELVARAIHTCSPRAAEPFVSVNCGAFPETLLESELFGYVKGAFTGATQNKRGLFEAAGGGTLFLDEVSEMSLAMQVKLLRVLQERCLRPVGGTQEVGVDVRVISATNKELEQAVADGAFREDLYYRLAVIPVRVPPLRERRDDIPLLANHFLKKYAPAAGKSIRRIAAAALEQLNAYDWPGNVRQLENTIERAVALEASDELHVQLPQERPRARGPAAVSAPFTVPPDGLDLERYVAEVERSLIESALRQSGGVQTRAAELLKLSYRSFRHLLKKYSV, from the coding sequence ATGGCTAACATCCTGGTCTGCGACGACAACGTCTCCGCCTGCCAGCTCCTGGAGATGATGCTGCGCAAGGACGGCCACAAGGTGGAGACCGTCACCTCGGGCGAAGCCGCGCGCAAGAAGATCCGGTCGGCGCTCTACGACGTCATCGTCACCGATATCAAGATGCCGGTCACCGACGGCATCGAGGTCCTTCGGTTCGCCCGCCAGACCTCGCCCGATTCCGCCGTCGTGCTCATGACCGCCGTGGGCGAACTGGAAACCGCCATCCAGGCCGTGAAAGCCGGCGCTTTCGATTACATCCTCAAGGAGACCAACCTGGTCGACGAGGTGCGCCTCTCTATCGCGCGCGCCACGGAGACCCTGAACCTGCGCCGCCAGAACCTGGCCTTCCGCCGCGACGCCGCCAGCCGCAACTCGCTGGAAAACATCATCGGCTCATCGGCTGCCATGGAAAAGCTCAAGGAAACGGTGCGGGCCGTCGCCCCCACCGGCTCCAGCGTCCTCATCCAGGGCGAGAGCGGCACCGGCAAGGAGTTGGTGGCGCGCGCCATTCACACCTGCTCGCCCCGCGCCGCCGAGCCCTTCGTCTCCGTCAACTGCGGCGCTTTTCCGGAAACGCTGCTGGAAAGCGAACTTTTCGGCTACGTGAAGGGCGCCTTCACCGGCGCCACGCAGAACAAGCGCGGCCTGTTCGAAGCCGCCGGCGGCGGCACCCTCTTCCTGGACGAAGTCAGCGAAATGAGCCTGGCCATGCAGGTCAAGCTGCTGCGCGTGCTGCAGGAGCGCTGCCTGCGCCCCGTGGGCGGCACGCAGGAAGTCGGCGTCGATGTGCGCGTCATCTCCGCCACCAACAAGGAACTTGAGCAGGCGGTGGCCGACGGCGCGTTCCGCGAGGACCTGTACTACCGCCTCGCCGTCATCCCGGTGCGGGTGCCGCCGCTGCGTGAACGTCGCGACGACATCCCGTTGCTGGCCAATCATTTCCTCAAGAAGTACGCGCCCGCCGCCGGCAAATCCATCCGCCGCATCGCCGCCGCGGCGCTCGAGCAACTGAACGCCTACGACTGGCCGGGCAACGTGCGCCAGCTCGAGAACACCATCGAGCGCGCCGTCGCTCTGGAAGCCTCCGACGAGCTGCACGTCCAGCTGCCCCAGGAGCGGCCTCGCGCCCGCGGCCCCGCTGCCGTCTCGGCTCCCTTCACCGTCCCGCCCGACGGGCTCGACCTCGAGCGTTATGTCGCCGAAGTCGAGCGCTCGCTCATCGAGAGCGCCCTGCGCCAGTCCGGCGGCGTCCAGACCCGCGCCGCCGAACTCCTCAAGCTCTCCTACCGCTCCTTCCGGCACTTGTTGAAGAAATACTCGGTGTGA